GAGCGGCTCCCGCCGCGCTGCCGCGCAGCCCCGCGTCAGCCCAGGCCGACGTCGAGGCAGCCGATGGTCTCGCTCAGCTGCAGCCGCGACCACACGGCCCGGTGGTCGGAGACGCTCGAGGCGAGGACGACGGCCTGCAGCGGCTGCAGGAAGGCGTCGTGCAGGATGAAGTCGATGCGGACCCGCGGGTTCGCGGCAGGGGCGGTGTCGCCCGCGCCCGAGCCGACCGCCCAGACGTCGCCGAGGCCGGCGCCCCGCAGCGTGCTGACGGCGGTGGAGGAGACCCGGCTGTTCAGGTCGCCGGCGACGACCGTCGGGCGGGCGTCCGCGCGGACCACCTTGGCCAGCGCGGTCGCCTGCGCGATCCGGGCGCCCTGCGACATGTGGTCGAAGTGGGTCGAGTAGACGCTGACCTCGGTGCCCTCGATGTCGACGACCGCGTGCACGGCGTGCCGCGGGAACTTCCCGCCGGCCTGGGGGAGCCCGATGATGTCGTGCTCCTTGACCGGGAACCGCGACAGGATCGCGTTGCCGGTCTCGCCGCTGCCGGTCACCCAGCTCATCCCCAGGGCGTCGGCGATCTGCTGGGCCTGGATCACGTTCCCGGAGCGCCCGCGGTTGTTGTCGACCTCCTGGAGCAGGACGATGTCCGGCTTCCAGGTGCCGATCTCCTTGATCAGCGTCCCCGCCGCGAGGCCGCCGTGCTTGCGGATGGCGGAGTGGATGTTGAACGAGAGCACCGTGAACGGGTGCTCGAGGGTGAGGTCCTTCGGGCAGAGGCTCGACGGGATGTCGAGCGGGGGAGCGCCCAACGAGGAGTTCGCGGAGGGCTGGAACCCGGAGGACGGTACGTCGGGGACGGTCGTCACCGCGTCGTTCCGGTCCGGCGCCGGGGGCGCGTCGTTGCCGCCCTGCAGCGCGAAGACGATGCCGAGCACGAGCAGCACGACGACGACCACCGCGACGGTGGCCACCTGGGTGGCCGGGCTGGCGCCCGGCCGCGCCGCGGGCAGCGGCGGCGGCACGGGCTTCGCCTTCTTCGCGGCCGGCTGCTCGTCCGGCGTCTCGGCGGACTGGTCCCCGGCGGGCTCGGACTCGTCCGGGCCGGGCTCGTCGGGGAGGTCGTCGCTCACGGGGTCATTCAACCCCGGTCCCCGAACGGCCGCGGCAGGACCCGCGGACCCGGGACCCCCGGGACCCGGTCAGGCCTCGGCCTCGGCCTTGATCTTCTCCAGGGTCTGGCGGATGCCGCGGCGCAGCTCCTCGGTGAAGCCCTTCTGGCCGCCGAGGACGGCCTTGGTCAGCACGAGCGAGACGTTCGAGATGCCCTGCGGGGTCTCCCGGCGCTCGGTCAGCCGGGTGCCGCCGTCGGCGGTCGGCGCCAGCTCGAAGGACCACACCGTGCGGTTCTCGCGGATCTTGAAGGCGAAGTCCCCGGTCGCGCCGTCGGCCGGCGGGGTGAACCGGACGACCTTGCCGGCGGTCGGCCAGCGCTTGATGCCCTGCTTGTTGAGGTTCGAGAAGGTCGCGCCGAGCTTGACCTCGCCGCCCTTGACCGTCGACTTCACCACCTGCGGGCTCCACTTCGACATCCGCGGGATGTCGGTGACCAGTGCCCACACCCGGTCGGCCGGGGCGGCGATGTCGATGGAGTCCTCGAGCAGCTTCTCGTACGTCTCGGCCATGGTGGAGCCCTTCGGGTGACGGCGGTGTCGGATCCCCGGAACCTACCTGCCGGTAGCAGACCGGCGGTACGTGATGCCCGCCACAGCGGCGGCGCGGGGTTTCGGCCGGCCGTGGCGCGGGCACCCGGCAGGGATGGCGGTTCCGGCACAGCTGCACTCCCAGCTCACCTCCGGCAACCTCACCACCATCACGATGCGGGCGGACGACGTCGACAAGGCGAGGGAGCACGTCCGCACCGCGATCGACCTGATCCACCTCGCGCGGGACACCCCCAACTGGGAGAGCATCGACGCCCGCGCCTTGTTCAACATGAGCGCTTGGGCGACCCGCGCCGTGGCCGAGGTCTGCCACCTGCGCCTCAACCGGGCGAAGGTCTCGCTCGGCATGGCGGGCTCGGCGTACTCGTGGGCGAGCGGCGAGGCCGACCGGATCCACCACCTCTGGCTGGACTGGGAGAAGACCGCGGTCAAGGGCAGCCTCGCGTGGTTCATCACCTTCCTGCACACGGTGGCGGCGCTCGAGAAGGTCAAGAGCACGTACGGCAAGCAGCTGGACACCGCGCGCGACTACTTCGAGTACGAGCTGACCGACGACCAGCAGGCGTGGTTCGCCAACGGCCTGGCCCGCACCCTGCTCGACGACCTGGAGCGGGGTGTGCTGCCGGGGCCGGTCATCCCGGACACCCTCGCCGCCGGCGACGACGACAACGGCTGGACCCCGCAGGGGCTGGGCGTGGATCCCCAGACGGGCTACCTGCTCCAGACGTCGTACAACGAGAAGGGACAGGCCGTCCTCACCGTGGTCGACCCGGCGACCGGCGAGATCATCAACACCGTCCGCCTCGGCGCCGCCGGGGACGCCGGGATCGCCCCCAATCACGCGGGTGGGGTGAGCGTCGACCCCGAGACGGGCACCGTCCACGTGAACTCCTCCAAGGGCGGCGGACCGTTCGGCGAGGACCCGCTGGTCTACGAGTACGACCGCAACGACATCCTCGGCCCGGGCGCCCAGGCGCCGGGCAGCACCATCGGCGTCACCGGTCCACCACAGGAGATGCCGGAGGGCGCGTACTCCACGTTCCACGACGGCAGGCTCTACGTCGGCACCTTCGACGACGACGACAACGGCGTGCTCAACATCTATGAGAAGCAGTACGACGCGAAGAGCGGCCGGATGGAGTGGGTCCGGGTCGACGGCCCCTACGAGACGCCGGAGCGCGCGCAGGGCGTCGCGATCCGCGACGGGAGGATCTACTTCAGCACGTCGCACAAGCGGCACAACGAGGACACCGGACACCAGCCGGGCGACTACAGCAACCCGGGTCGGATCATCGCCTACGACCTGGCGAACAAGGGCGACGGCGGCGGCTTAGGTGCGCCGGTCGAGACCACGACGCTGCCCACCATGCTCGAGGGGATCGCCCCGCTCGACGACGGGATCTACGGCACCTACGAGAGCGGGTCGGAGGGCTACTCGACGCCGAAGGGCGGCTCCGCGGACTCGCTGTGGCCGAGCCTGTTCTACTCGCGCTCGTCGTACGCCGGCAGCGAGCTGCACAGCGAGTACGAGTCCATGAACAAGGCCGGCCAGCACCTCAAGGAGGCGCAGGACGCCTTCGACGTGTGCGAGACCGAGATCCACGGCCTGGGCCTGCCGGCGAGCAGCCTGGGCGACGTACCGCAGCCGCACACCTATGCCACCGGGGTCGTCACCTTCTTCGACGAGACCGCCCGCTGGCTGGACGCTGGCAAGCTGGCCTCGGGGGTGACCGCGCGGGGCGTCATCGAGAGCGCGATCGAGTACGAGCACTCCGACCAGCTCTCCGCCCTCGGGTCCGCCTTCCTGCAGGCCCGGCTGGGCGCCTTCGTCGACAAGGACTGGAAGCAGTGACCACGCACCGCACCGTGCTGCCCGCGCTCGCGCTCCTCCTCGTCCCCGCGCTCGCGGCCTGCGGCGACGACCCGGCACCGGAGGCCGGCAGCGGCTGGCCCGCTGCGGAGGGCACCGTGGAGGCGCGTGGCCTGGTCTGGGCCGCCGGCCCCACGATCCACCTCGGCGACGGCACCCCCCTCGACGCCGGCGACCCGGTGCGCGCCTTCGTCGTCGGGGAGGGCGGGGCGTATGTCGTACCGGACACGCGCTCCGACGACGAGACCTGGCCCGAGCTGGTCCGGGTGGACGGGCAGGGACGCCAGGGCCTCGGGGTGCACGCGGAGCCCGACAGCCTCTCGCTCTCGCCGGACCGACGGTACCTCGCGTTCCTCGACCACGGCGGGGAGCGCGACGCCTACGACACCCCGCTCGCCGAGGCGGTCGTCGTCGACCTGCGGACCGGGCGCGAGGTCCACCGCAGCGCCGAGGGCATGGGCGATCCCGCCACCGACGACCTGGCCGACCTCTACGAGGACGCACCTCCCGCCGTCCTCGGCGTCAGCGCCGACCACGCCTACTTCCTCACCCCCGGTGAGGTGGTCGCGGTCGAGCTCGCGTCCGGCGAGGCCGAGGTCGTCAGCGACGCGAACAGCGGCTACGACGACCAGCCCTGGTACGCCGCCCTCTCCTCCGAGCCGGAGCTGACCAGCCCCGGCGGGGCGTGGACGATCCGGCAGCCGCCGCGCGGTGCTCCCCAGCTGGTGCCCGCGGCGGGCGGCGCGCCGGTCACCACCCGGCTCACCGCGGCAGACCTCGGCGTCGACCCGCTCGAGCCGCAGCCACGCGACCTCGGCTGGAGGCTCGACTCCTGGCTCGACGACGCCACGGCCGCCGGCATCGCCACCGTCAGCGCCTCGCTCGACGGCGCGCAGACCTTCCCGTTGGTCACCTGCACGGTGCCGGACGGTGCCTGCCGCGTCGTCCCGGGGACCGAGGACGGCGCGATCCTGCCGGAGTCGCGCGCCGGCGGGGCCGTGGTGCCGACGCCGCTTCCCTGACCCGCGCCTCAGCGGCTCGCCCACCACTCCTTCAGCGCGGCGGTGGCGTCCTCCTCGGACATCGGCCCGTTGTCGAGGCGCAGCTCCAGCAGGAACTGGTAGGCCTGCCCGACCTCACGGCCCGGGGGGATCCCGAGGATCTCCATGATCTGGTTGCCGTCGAGGTCCGGCCGGATCGAGGCGAGCTCCTCCTCGGCGGAGAGCCGGTCGATGCGGGCCTCGAGGTCGTCGTACGTGCGGCGCAGGCGCTCCGCCTTCTTGCGGTTGCGCGTGGTGCAGTCGGCGCGGGTGAGCACGTGGAGGCGCTCGAGCTGGTCACCCGCGTCGCGGACGTAGCGGCGGACCGCGGAGTCGGTCCACTCGCCCGAGCCGTAGCCGTGGAAGCGGAGGTGGAGCTCCACGAGGTCGCTGACGGCGTCGATCTCGTCGTTGCTGAACTTCAGCGCCTTCATCCGCTTGCGGGTGAGCTTGGCGCCGACCACGTCGTGGTGGTGGAAGGTGACCGTGCCGTCGTCGACGAAGCGGCGGGTCCGCGGCTTGCCGACGTCGTGCATGAGCGCGGCGAAGCGGGACACGAAGTCCGGGCCGGGCGCGATGTCGCCCCGCTCGGCCAGGCGGGGCTCGAGGTCGATCGCCTGCTCGAGCACGGTCAGGGTGTGCTCGTAGACGTCCTTGTGGCGGTGGTGCTCGTCGCGCTCGAGCTTCAGCGCCGGCAGCTCCGGCAGCACCCGGTCGGCGAGGCCGGTCTCGACGAGCAGGCTCAGGCCCAGCCGGGGGTGCGGCGCGCAGATCAGCTTCACCAGCTCGTCGCGCACCCGCTCGGCGGAGATGATCTGGATCCGGTCGGCCATCTCGGTCATCGCGCGTACGACGGACGGGTCGACCGAGAAGCCGAGCTGGGCCGCGAAGCGGGCGGCCCGCATCATCCGCAGCGGGTCGTCGGAGAACGACTGCTCGGGGGTGCCCGGCGTGCGGATCACACGGTGCGCGAGGTCGATCAGGCCGCCGTACGGGTCCTCGAGCTCGCGGCCGGGCAGGCGCACCGCCATGGCGTTGACGGTGAAGTCGCGGCGGCCGAGGTCGCCGGCGAGGCTGTCGCCGTACTGCACCTCGGGCTTGCGGCTGTCGGGGTCGTAGGCCTCGGAGCGGTAGGTCGTGACCTCGACGACCCAGTCGCCCTTGCGGCAGCCGATGGTGCCGAAGTCGCGGCCCATGTCCCACCAGGCGTCACCCCAGGCACGCAGCAGCTTGTCCATCTGCTCCGGCCGTGCGGAGGTGGTGAAGTCGAGGTCGTTGGAGCGACGGCCGAGCATCGCGTCGCGGACCGGGCCACCGACAAGGGCGAGCTCGTGGCCGGCCTCGGTGAACAGCGCTCCGAGCTCGTCGATGACCGGTCCGATGCGGTCCAGCTCGGCGTCGACAGCGGCCTGCACGTCGACCAGGCGCAGGGGCGCGCCGGGCGCTGGCGAGGCGGGGCGGTCGGCGTCGGTCACGGGTGGGGAGTCTATGAGCCGGACGCTGCTGGGACCGAACGGGGACGTGGGGTCCCCGAGCCGCACAGGGCACCCCACTACCCTCGGGACGTGGTCGTCCGTCGTTCGCTCCTGCCCTGGGGTGTGCTGACGACTCTCCTGATCGGCCTCCTCGGCATGGCCGCGCCGGCCTCCGCGCGACCCGACGACGACACGTACGACGCCCCGCTCGAGATCACGATCGCGGACCTCACCCCCGGCGTGCTGCCGCGCAACGGGCCGCTCGAGATCCGCGGCACCGTGACGAACACCGACCTCGAGACCTGGAGCAAGATCCGGCTCTACCCGGTGTTCAACGTCGGCGCCGAGTGCACCACGACGTCCTGCGCCGAGGTGATGACGACCGCGGCCGACCTCGCCGCCGCCGCCGACTCCGACCCGGTCGCGCCGATCGGCGTCCGGGAGACGAACGTCCGCTTCGACCTGGGCACGCTGGAGCCGGGCCAGTCGGCGTCGTACACACTGACCGTGCCGCAGGCGGTCCTGCGCACCCTCTTCCCCGACCCGAAGACCGGCGTCTACTGGCTGGGCGTGCACGCGCTCGGCGGCAGTGCCCACACCCCGGACGACAGCATCACCGCAGACGGCCGGGCGCGGACCTTCCTGCCCTCGGTGCGCAGCCCCAACGGACCCGAGGTCGACACGGCGGTCGTGCTGCCCCTGCGCGGCCGGATCACGCACGCCGAGGACGGCACGGTGGCCGATGCCGGCGCCTGGACCGAGGCGCTCGGCGTCGACGGCCAGCTCGGCGGCCCGCTGGCCTTCGGGGCGGCGGCCGGCCTCGCGCCGGTGACCTGGCTGCTGGACCCCGCCGTGCCCGACGCGGTCCGCCAGCTGGCCGACGGCAACCCGGCGCGCAAGGTCACGCCGGTGCCGGACCCCAACGAGCCGACGCCGAGCAACGAACCGTCCGACGACGGCGACGGCGCGGCCGAGGAGGAGCCGGACACCGACACCCCGCTCGCCCGGTCGGCCCGCTCGTGGCTGGCCCAGGCGGAGAGCGAGGTCGGCGACGGCACCCTCGCCACGCTCCCGTACGGCGACCCGGACCTCGCCTCCGCGGCCGACTCGCTGCCCAGCCTCTACCGGGCCGCCCGTGAGCAGACCGGGCCCGAGCTGTCCTCGTGGGACCTCGATGCGCTGCCCGTCGCGGGATCGCCCGACGGCTACCTGCCGGCGAACGCGATCTCCGCCGTCGACGACGGCGCCGTGCTGCTGCTCGGCGACCAGATGTTCCCCCGGGAGACCTTCTCGGCGCGCCCGCCCGTCGCCGGGCTCGTCGGCGACCGGCCGGTGGTCGTCACCTCCACGGCCGCCGCGACCGGCGGACCGGGACCCGACGCCGAGCTGTCGCCGGTCGCGCTGCGCCAGCGGATCCTCGCGGAGGCGGTGGTCCGCCTGCTGCGCGCCGGCGACAAGGACCCGGACCCGCTGGTCGTCGTCCTGCCGTCCTCCGTGTCGGCGGCCGGGGCGTCGAGCTTCTGGTCCGGGCTCGACCAGCCGTGGATCAACCTGTCCGGGCTCGACGACCTCGTCGTGGAGCCGGGCACGGGCGCCGACGGCAAGGTGGCGGCCGACCGGCAGATCGACCCGGCCGACCTGAGCTACCCACCCGGCCAGGAGGACGAGGAGCTGCCGGGCACCGTGCTGGTCGAGGCCGGGCAGCTGATCCGCGCCGCCCGCGCCTACCAGGCGATCCTGGGCGACGACTACACCGTCGGGGGCGAGCTGCTCCGCGAGGCGCTCGCCGGGTCGTCGTACGCACAGCGCGGCGACGCCCAGGCGGCCTGGCGGCTGGCGACGACCCGGATGTGGGTCGAGGGCCAGCTGGACAAGATCACCATCGAGGCCCCCGACGGGGTGACCCTGTCGGGCACGTCGGGCGGCTTCAACGTGTCGGTGCGCAACGACCTCGACGAGCCGGTCACGGTCGCGATCGACGCGACCGCGGACTCCGGCGCGACGATCGAGGTCGCCAACCCGATCCGGCTCGCAGCGCACAGCCGCACCTCGGTCCCGATCGACGCCACCATGAGCCGCACCGGCGTGCACAACGTGACCCTGCGCCTGACCGACGTCGACGGCACCGCGCTCGGCGCCGACGACACCCTGCCGCTGCGCACCGGCCAGGCCGGCGTGGTGATCTGGGCGATCATCGGCTCCGGCGCCGGCATCCTCTTCGTCGCGATCGCGATCCGGCTGGTCCGCCGCTTCCGGCGGCGCAGCCGGCCCGCCGACGCGGGGGACGACACCGCGGGCGACGACACCGCGGGGGAGACCGCGTGAGCGCGGCCGACGACACCGGCTCCGACGAGCGGAGGATCCTCGCCAACACCGCGGTGATGGCGGCGGGCACGGTCGTCTCCCGGTTCAGCGGCTTCATCCGCTCGACCCTGCTGGCGGCGGCGCTCGGCGTCTCGCTGCACGCCGACCTCTTCACGGTGGCCAACACCGTGCCCAACATGATCTACATCCTCATCGCGGGGGGTGTCTTCAACGCGGTCCTGGTGCCGCAGCTCAAGCGCGCGATGCTGCGCGACGAGGACGGCGGCGCGGCGTACGTCGACCGGTTGATGACGCTCGCGATCGCCTTCCTCGGCGTGGTGACCGTGCTCCTCGTCGTCGCGGCCCCGCTGGTGATGCAGGTCGTCCTGGGCTCGAAGTTCGACGACCCCGCGCTGGCCGAGCAGCGGCAGTCGGCGATCGACTTCGCCCGCTTCTGCCTGCCGCAGGTCTTCTTCTACGGCATGTTCGTGCTGATCGGGCAGGTCCTCAACGCCCGCGGCCGGTTCGGCCCGATGATGTGGGCGCCGATCGCCAACAACGTCATCTCGGTGGCCGTCCTGGTGACCTACCTGGTCGTCTTCGGCCCGGCCACGAAGGCCGAGCAGCTGGGTCCGTTCACCCCCGGCCAGGAGGCGCTGCTCGGCATCGGCGCCACCCTGGGCATCGCGGCCCAGCTGCTCATCCTGGTGCCCTACCTGCGCGCCGCCGGGATCCGCTACCGGCCCCGCTTCGACTTCCGGGGCGTCGGCCTCGGCCAGACCTTCAAGCTCGGCGTGTGGACGGTGCTCTTCGTCATCGTCAACCAGATCGCCTACATCGTCGTCGTGCGCCTGGCCTCCAACGGCACCGCCTCGGCCGACGACGGCACCGGCATCACGATCTACTCCAGCGTGATGCTCGTGGTGATGGTGCCGCACTCGATCATCACCGTCTCGCTGGCCACCGCGATCCTGCCGCGGCTCTCCGACGCCGCCGCGCGCGGCGACCTCGGGGCGCTGGCCGCGACGCTGGGCAGCACGCTGCGCACGGCGCTCGCGGTCGTCGTACCGTTCGCGGCACTGCTGCCGTCGATCGCCCTGCCGCTGGCCCAGGTCATCTGGGGCCACGGCGCGACCGCGGACGGCTACCACCGCTTCGAGTCCTCGATGGTGCTGTTCGGGTTCGGCGTCGTGGCGTTCACCGTCCACTACCTGGTCCTGCGCGGCTTCTACGCCCTCGAGCGCAACCGGACGGTCTTCTGGGTGCAGTGCGTGATCGCCGCGACCAACATCGGGCTGGCGCTGCTGTTCGTCAGCCGGGTGGACCCGTGGGACACCTCGCCGATGCTGGTGCTGGCCTACACGGCGTCGTACACGGTCGGCTCGGTGCTCTCCAGCATCGTGCTGGTCCGGCTGATGCGCAGGGGCGGCCACCCGGCCCGCGGCGGCGCCCGCCAGTGGCGGGGCTTCGTGGTCCGGCTGCTCGCCGCCGCCGCCGTCGTGTACGCCGTCGCGCGGCTCGTGCTGATCATCGTCGACGACACCATCGGCGAGGTCTCCAGCGCGCCCGGCTGGGTGTGGGCCGGGGTGGAGCTGGCCGTGGTCTCCGCGGCCGGTGGCGCCGCGCTGCTGGCGGCCGCCAAGGTGCTCCGGATCGACGAGGTGAACTCGGTCGTGGGCACCGTGCTGGCCCGCGTGCGGCGCTGACGGCCAGGTGCCTGCGAGGGTGCCCGCTGGTGCCTAGGATGGAGTGACGAGAGAGGGACTGGACTTCCAGGTGGCGACGTCGACGCGGTCGGGGGATGTGCTCGCCGGCCGCTACCGGTTGATCGACCTGCTGAGCGAGAGCGGCGGCGGGCGGTTCTGGCGTGCCCACGACGCCGTCCTCGAGCGGTTCGTCGCCCTCCACGTCATCGACGTCGAGGACGCGCGCGCCCCCGGTCTCGTCGAGGCGGCCCGCACCTCGGCCGGCGTCCTGGACCCCCGGATCCTCCGGGTGCTCGACGCCCAGCAGGAGGACGGCCGCTGCTTCGTCGTCAACGAGTGGGGGACCGGCACCTCGCTCGACATCCTGGTCACCCACGCCGGCCCGCTCGGCCCGCGGCGCGCGGCCTGGCTGGTCGCCGACGTCGCCGACGCGATCGCCCGGGCCCACGCCGCCGGCGTCACCCACGGGCGGCTCAACCCGGAGAACGTCCTCATCGACCGCTACGGCTCGGTCCGCCTCATCGGCATGTGCGTCGACGCCGCCCTGCACGGGCTGCCCCCGGGCGACGTCCAGGGCGACCTGGAGGACCTCGGCGGCCTCCTCTACTGCGCGCTCACCGGCGTCTGGCCCGGTCCGTCGGGCTCGATCGTGCCGGCCGCCCCGCGCGAGAACGGCACCTTCCTCAGCCCGCGACAGGTCCGCGCCGGCGTCCCGAAGCAGCTCGACCTGGTGTGGCGGGAGTTCGAGTGCACCGGCGTGCACACCCGGCGCCGGATGCTCGGCAGCGACCACCCCGACGTCAGCACCGCGCAGGGCATCGCCGAGGAGCTGCTGGCGTTCGTCGGCGACCCGGCGGGCATGCCGGAGTCGCTCGCCCAGGCGATCCCGCAGGTCAACGAGCTGCGGCCGGTGTGGCTGCCCGCCGTCGACGACCCGCTGCCCCACGACTCCTCGCGCGACGACATCCCGGTGGTGCCGGCCGCCGAGCCCGAGCTCGACCTCGAGAGCGTCGACCTCTCCGACCCGCCCGTGCCGACGCCCGCCGACGTGACCGACCTGCCCACCGAGGCGGGGATGCCCGTCTTCGGCGAGGGCGAGGACGACGACGTGCAGTGGCTGCGCACCCGCAGCACCCCGCCGCCGCCCCCGCCGCCCTTCGAGGACCTGCCCGAGCGCCCCCTCTTCGCCGAAGGCGTACGACGACCGCGACCCGACCTCGGACCGGGTCCGGCCGGCAACGGCTGGCCGGCGTCGGTCGGCGACGACGGCCCCCCGGCCACGGGGTACTGGCCGTGGGACGAGGACGGCGCGCCACCGTCGGCCGACCTCGACGGCACCGGGGAGATCGTGCCCGGGCGCAACTGGCTGCGCCTCGCCATGGGCGTCGCCGTGGCCGTGCTGCTGCTGGTCGGCATCGCGATCGCCTTCAACCTCGGCCGCGGCCGCACCCCGCTCGGCGGCGACCCCGACGACGAGCCGGTGACCACGCCGTCGAGCACGGCCAGCCAGGCCTCGGTGCTGCGCGGCGTCACCGTGCGCGACTTCGACCCGCTCGGCACCGACGGCGAGGAGAACGCCGGCGACGTCGACAACCTCGTCGACGGCAAGGCCTCGACCACCTGGCGCACCAGCACCTACAAGGACCAGCTCGGCCCGCCACCCGGCCTGAAGACGGGGGTCGGCGTGCTGCTCGACCTCGGCCAGGTGCGCCAGGTCAGCGCGGTCGACGTACGCCTCGACGGGCAGACCACCCTCGCGGTCTACGGCTTCGACGCGGCCCCGACGGGAGCCCCGGCGGGCAAGCCGCTGGCGCAGGCCAGCGGCACCGGCGTGGTCGGGCTCGCGCCGGCCGACCGCCAGCCGGTCGCTGCCCGCTACCTTGTGCTCTGGCTGACCTCGCTGCCCGAGGTCGACGGCGGGGACTTCCGTGGCGAGATCGCAGAGGTGGTGGTTCGTGGCGAGTGAGCTGAGCGAGCCGACCGACGCCGATCTCCTGGCGGCCCACGTCGCCGGCGACGACTCCGCCTTCAGCACCCTCTTCGCCCGGCACCGTGACCGGCTCTGGGCGGTCGCGCTGCGGACCTGCAACGATCCCGAGACCGCAGCGGACGGCCTGCAGGAGGGCCTGATCGCGGCGTTCCGCCGCGCCGGGTCCTACCGGGGCGAGGCCGCCGTCACCACCTGGCTCCACCGCATCGTGGTCAACGCCTGCCTCGACCGCCTCCGAGCGGCCCGGGTACGACGGGCCGAGCCCCTGCCCGAGGACGTCGACGACCTGCGGCCGGTCCGCCAGACGGTGGGCGACGCGGTCGACCCAGCGGACCAGTCCGTCGCGACGGAGCGGCGCGCGCTGGTCAGGGCTGCCCTCGGGCGGCTGTCCGAGGAGCAGCGG
Above is a genomic segment from Nocardioides aromaticivorans containing:
- the murJ gene encoding murein biosynthesis integral membrane protein MurJ, which translates into the protein MSAADDTGSDERRILANTAVMAAGTVVSRFSGFIRSTLLAAALGVSLHADLFTVANTVPNMIYILIAGGVFNAVLVPQLKRAMLRDEDGGAAYVDRLMTLAIAFLGVVTVLLVVAAPLVMQVVLGSKFDDPALAEQRQSAIDFARFCLPQVFFYGMFVLIGQVLNARGRFGPMMWAPIANNVISVAVLVTYLVVFGPATKAEQLGPFTPGQEALLGIGATLGIAAQLLILVPYLRAAGIRYRPRFDFRGVGLGQTFKLGVWTVLFVIVNQIAYIVVVRLASNGTASADDGTGITIYSSVMLVVMVPHSIITVSLATAILPRLSDAAARGDLGALAATLGSTLRTALAVVVPFAALLPSIALPLAQVIWGHGATADGYHRFESSMVLFGFGVVAFTVHYLVLRGFYALERNRTVFWVQCVIAATNIGLALLFVSRVDPWDTSPMLVLAYTASYTVGSVLSSIVLVRLMRRGGHPARGGARQWRGFVVRLLAAAAVVYAVARLVLIIVDDTIGEVSSAPGWVWAGVELAVVSAAGGAALLAAAKVLRIDEVNSVVGTVLARVRR
- a CDS encoding CCA tRNA nucleotidyltransferase; translation: MTDADRPASPAPGAPLRLVDVQAAVDAELDRIGPVIDELGALFTEAGHELALVGGPVRDAMLGRRSNDLDFTTSARPEQMDKLLRAWGDAWWDMGRDFGTIGCRKGDWVVEVTTYRSEAYDPDSRKPEVQYGDSLAGDLGRRDFTVNAMAVRLPGRELEDPYGGLIDLAHRVIRTPGTPEQSFSDDPLRMMRAARFAAQLGFSVDPSVVRAMTEMADRIQIISAERVRDELVKLICAPHPRLGLSLLVETGLADRVLPELPALKLERDEHHRHKDVYEHTLTVLEQAIDLEPRLAERGDIAPGPDFVSRFAALMHDVGKPRTRRFVDDGTVTFHHHDVVGAKLTRKRMKALKFSNDEIDAVSDLVELHLRFHGYGSGEWTDSAVRRYVRDAGDQLERLHVLTRADCTTRNRKKAERLRRTYDDLEARIDRLSAEEELASIRPDLDGNQIMEILGIPPGREVGQAYQFLLELRLDNGPMSEEDATAALKEWWASR
- a CDS encoding SRPBCC family protein, whose protein sequence is MAETYEKLLEDSIDIAAPADRVWALVTDIPRMSKWSPQVVKSTVKGGEVKLGATFSNLNKQGIKRWPTAGKVVRFTPPADGATGDFAFKIRENRTVWSFELAPTADGGTRLTERRETPQGISNVSLVLTKAVLGGQKGFTEELRRGIRQTLEKIKAEAEA
- a CDS encoding endonuclease/exonuclease/phosphatase family protein; amino-acid sequence: MSDDLPDEPGPDESEPAGDQSAETPDEQPAAKKAKPVPPPLPAARPGASPATQVATVAVVVVVLLVLGIVFALQGGNDAPPAPDRNDAVTTVPDVPSSGFQPSANSSLGAPPLDIPSSLCPKDLTLEHPFTVLSFNIHSAIRKHGGLAAGTLIKEIGTWKPDIVLLQEVDNNRGRSGNVIQAQQIADALGMSWVTGSGETGNAILSRFPVKEHDIIGLPQAGGKFPRHAVHAVVDIEGTEVSVYSTHFDHMSQGARIAQATALAKVVRADARPTVVAGDLNSRVSSTAVSTLRGAGLGDVWAVGSGAGDTAPAANPRVRIDFILHDAFLQPLQAVVLASSVSDHRAVWSRLQLSETIGCLDVGLG
- a CDS encoding protein kinase family protein, which produces MTREGLDFQVATSTRSGDVLAGRYRLIDLLSESGGGRFWRAHDAVLERFVALHVIDVEDARAPGLVEAARTSAGVLDPRILRVLDAQQEDGRCFVVNEWGTGTSLDILVTHAGPLGPRRAAWLVADVADAIARAHAAGVTHGRLNPENVLIDRYGSVRLIGMCVDAALHGLPPGDVQGDLEDLGGLLYCALTGVWPGPSGSIVPAAPRENGTFLSPRQVRAGVPKQLDLVWREFECTGVHTRRRMLGSDHPDVSTAQGIAEELLAFVGDPAGMPESLAQAIPQVNELRPVWLPAVDDPLPHDSSRDDIPVVPAAEPELDLESVDLSDPPVPTPADVTDLPTEAGMPVFGEGEDDDVQWLRTRSTPPPPPPPFEDLPERPLFAEGVRRPRPDLGPGPAGNGWPASVGDDGPPATGYWPWDEDGAPPSADLDGTGEIVPGRNWLRLAMGVAVAVLLLVGIAIAFNLGRGRTPLGGDPDDEPVTTPSSTASQASVLRGVTVRDFDPLGTDGEENAGDVDNLVDGKASTTWRTSTYKDQLGPPPGLKTGVGVLLDLGQVRQVSAVDVRLDGQTTLAVYGFDAAPTGAPAGKPLAQASGTGVVGLAPADRQPVAARYLVLWLTSLPEVDGGDFRGEIAEVVVRGE
- a CDS encoding DUF6049 family protein encodes the protein MVVRRSLLPWGVLTTLLIGLLGMAAPASARPDDDTYDAPLEITIADLTPGVLPRNGPLEIRGTVTNTDLETWSKIRLYPVFNVGAECTTTSCAEVMTTAADLAAAADSDPVAPIGVRETNVRFDLGTLEPGQSASYTLTVPQAVLRTLFPDPKTGVYWLGVHALGGSAHTPDDSITADGRARTFLPSVRSPNGPEVDTAVVLPLRGRITHAEDGTVADAGAWTEALGVDGQLGGPLAFGAAAGLAPVTWLLDPAVPDAVRQLADGNPARKVTPVPDPNEPTPSNEPSDDGDGAAEEEPDTDTPLARSARSWLAQAESEVGDGTLATLPYGDPDLASAADSLPSLYRAAREQTGPELSSWDLDALPVAGSPDGYLPANAISAVDDGAVLLLGDQMFPRETFSARPPVAGLVGDRPVVVTSTAAATGGPGPDAELSPVALRQRILAEAVVRLLRAGDKDPDPLVVVLPSSVSAAGASSFWSGLDQPWINLSGLDDLVVEPGTGADGKVAADRQIDPADLSYPPGQEDEELPGTVLVEAGQLIRAARAYQAILGDDYTVGGELLREALAGSSYAQRGDAQAAWRLATTRMWVEGQLDKITIEAPDGVTLSGTSGGFNVSVRNDLDEPVTVAIDATADSGATIEVANPIRLAAHSRTSVPIDATMSRTGVHNVTLRLTDVDGTALGADDTLPLRTGQAGVVIWAIIGSGAGILFVAIAIRLVRRFRRRSRPADAGDDTAGDDTAGETA